One Polaribacter sp. KT25b DNA segment encodes these proteins:
- a CDS encoding formylglycine-generating enzyme family protein — protein MKTILRLIICILFFYSTNASCQSKMVKIKGGKYIPLYGRDSMKVSINDFSMDVFPVTNKEYLAFVKKNPKWQKSKTIKLFADESYLRDWKSDTLLNVNQKLNSPITNISWFAAKDYCECMGKRLPTVDEWEYVAMADKKMPDARKLKTYNEFILGWYEKPKSFNQTIGSTFKNYWNVYDLHGLVWEWTSDFNSVLISGESRKDVDADANLFCGSAAINATDLMNYAAFMRYAIRGSLKAKYTMKNLGFRCVKDN, from the coding sequence ATGAAAACTATTTTAAGATTGATAATTTGTATACTATTTTTTTATTCAACTAATGCAAGTTGTCAATCTAAAATGGTTAAAATTAAAGGAGGAAAATACATTCCTTTATACGGTAGAGATTCTATGAAAGTGTCTATAAATGATTTTTCTATGGATGTATTTCCTGTTACAAATAAAGAATATTTAGCGTTTGTAAAGAAAAATCCAAAATGGCAAAAATCAAAAACCATAAAATTATTTGCTGATGAAAGCTATTTACGTGATTGGAAATCTGATACTTTACTAAATGTAAATCAAAAATTGAATTCACCAATTACAAATATTTCATGGTTTGCGGCAAAAGATTATTGTGAATGTATGGGCAAAAGATTGCCAACTGTTGATGAATGGGAATATGTTGCAATGGCAGATAAAAAAATGCCAGATGCAAGAAAACTAAAAACCTATAACGAATTTATTCTAGGTTGGTATGAAAAACCAAAAAGCTTTAATCAAACAATAGGTTCTACATTTAAAAATTATTGGAATGTTTATGACTTGCACGGTTTGGTTTGGGAATGGACTTCAGATTTTAATTCGGTTTTAATTTCTGGTGAATCTAGAAAAGATGTAGATGCTGATGCAAATTTATTCTGCGGAAGTGCAGCAATTAATGCCACAGATTTAATGAATTATGCAGCCTTTATGCGTTATGCAATTAGAGGAAGTTTAAAAGCAAAATACACTATGAAAAACCTTGGGTTTAGATGTGTAAAGGATAATTAA
- a CDS encoding SCO family protein, whose amino-acid sequence MKLIKYLLLLTVTTTLLSSCNKSTAKETEMSTVSYQCPMKCEGDKVYVEKGSCPVCKMDLRLVSKSTKVKSDKISDESIFNLTSKWNTEEGKTITLKDLKGKTLVVVMIYTTCKAACPRLAADMRNIEAKISEDYKNDVNYILVSIDPKTDTPEKLKKFAIENYMDEDQWTFLQGTESGVREFANVLAVKYKEISPIDFSHSNIISVFNPQGEIVHQQEGLGVDNKETITKIIETINKD is encoded by the coding sequence ATGAAATTAATTAAATATCTATTATTACTAACTGTAACAACTACTTTATTAAGTTCTTGCAATAAATCTACAGCTAAAGAAACAGAAATGAGTACAGTTTCTTATCAATGCCCAATGAAATGTGAAGGCGATAAAGTTTATGTAGAAAAAGGCTCTTGTCCTGTTTGCAAAATGGATTTAAGACTCGTTTCTAAATCAACAAAAGTTAAAAGTGATAAAATTTCTGATGAATCTATTTTTAACTTAACATCAAAATGGAATACAGAAGAAGGTAAAACAATCACTTTAAAAGATTTAAAAGGTAAAACCTTAGTTGTGGTAATGATTTATACAACTTGTAAAGCTGCTTGTCCAAGATTAGCAGCAGATATGAGAAATATTGAAGCTAAAATTTCTGAAGATTATAAAAATGATGTGAACTATATTTTAGTAAGTATAGATCCTAAAACGGATACTCCAGAAAAATTGAAAAAGTTTGCCATCGAAAATTATATGGATGAAGATCAATGGACTTTTTTACAAGGAACAGAAAGTGGCGTTAGAGAATTTGCAAATGTTTTAGCTGTTAAATACAAAGAAATATCACCTATAGATTTTTCGCACTCAAATATTATAAGTGTTTTTAATCCACAGGGAGAAATAGTGCATCAGCAAGAAGGTTTAGGTGTTGATAATAAAGAAACAATTACAAAAATTATAGAAACAATTAATAAAGATTAA
- the ric gene encoding iron-sulfur cluster repair di-iron protein: MNITKENTVAEVVTYNIKTADVFKKHGIDFCCGGGISIEKACKKHNVSFEEMEKELLNVNNPTSNAYNYDSWKLDFLVDHIENIHHNYVTENTPIVLQYAAKVAKVHGHHYTEVIEINKLFNEVAQELAAHLKKEELILFPFIKQLVKADKEGIKVKTPHFGTVNNPIAMMEEEHESAGDILKEIKKLSDNYTPPNGACNTFKALYAKLDEFEQDLHQHIHLENNILFPKAIALEKKNNL; encoded by the coding sequence ATGAATATAACTAAAGAAAATACAGTAGCAGAAGTAGTTACCTATAATATAAAAACAGCAGATGTGTTTAAAAAACACGGAATAGATTTTTGCTGTGGAGGAGGAATTTCAATAGAAAAAGCTTGTAAAAAGCATAATGTTTCTTTTGAAGAAATGGAAAAAGAATTGTTAAATGTTAATAATCCAACGTCTAATGCTTATAATTATGATAGCTGGAAACTAGATTTTTTAGTAGATCATATCGAAAACATTCATCATAATTATGTTACAGAAAATACACCAATAGTTTTGCAATATGCTGCAAAAGTGGCCAAAGTTCATGGACATCATTATACAGAAGTTATAGAAATTAATAAACTTTTTAATGAAGTAGCGCAAGAATTAGCAGCGCATTTAAAAAAAGAAGAATTAATTTTATTTCCGTTTATCAAGCAATTAGTTAAAGCTGATAAAGAAGGTATAAAAGTAAAAACACCACATTTTGGAACTGTAAATAATCCTATTGCAATGATGGAAGAAGAGCACGAAAGTGCTGGCGATATTTTAAAAGAAATTAAGAAACTTTCTGATAATTATACTCCGCCAAATGGAGCTTGTAATACATTTAAAGCGTTATATGCTAAGTTAGATGAATTTGAACAAGATTTACATCAACATATACATTTAGAAAATAATATTTTGTTTCCAAAAGCTATTGCTTTAGAGAAAAAAAATAATCTTTAA
- the nirK gene encoding copper-containing nitrite reductase, protein MKLLKTICVLCVASILFYSCKKDEKKEIAIKDSATIYIKGTMEAELTSPPFVPAPVGDRTAKKLLVKMEILEKEGEMTDGVKYVYWTFGGSVPGSFIRTRVGDEVEFTLSNHPDNKLPHNIDMHAVTGPGGGAESSFVAPGHEKTFSFKALNPGLYVYHCATAPVGMHIANGMYGLILVEPAGGLPKVDKEYYIMQGDFYTKGATDEKGLQAFDMTKAIKEDADYVVFNGKVGALTGDNAITANVGETVRLFVGNGGPNLTSSFHVIGEIFDKVHVEGGDLINENVQTTSIPSGGAAIVEFKVEVPGTFIIVDHAIFRAFNKGALGMLKVSGEENKKLYSGVKQEGIYHPEGGTIQTMPENDQKEVVVNTKEKPLAQKIADGKQLYMTTCFACHQAEGQGIPNAFPPLAKSDYLNADVKRAVGIVLNGKTGEITVNGNKYNSVMTKQTLSEEEVADVLTYVYNSWGNNKTNVSISTVKEVKNGK, encoded by the coding sequence ATGAAATTATTAAAAACAATATGTGTATTATGTGTTGCTAGCATACTATTTTATAGTTGTAAAAAGGATGAAAAAAAAGAAATAGCAATTAAAGATAGTGCAACCATTTATATTAAAGGAACCATGGAAGCAGAATTAACTTCACCTCCTTTTGTACCAGCACCTGTGGGAGATAGAACAGCTAAAAAGTTACTAGTAAAAATGGAAATTCTTGAAAAAGAAGGAGAGATGACAGATGGTGTTAAATATGTTTATTGGACTTTTGGAGGTTCTGTTCCTGGTAGTTTTATTAGAACAAGAGTTGGTGATGAAGTAGAATTCACATTGTCTAATCATCCAGATAATAAATTGCCTCATAATATAGATATGCATGCTGTTACGGGTCCTGGTGGTGGTGCAGAATCTTCTTTTGTGGCGCCAGGTCATGAAAAAACCTTCTCTTTTAAAGCTTTAAACCCAGGTTTATATGTGTACCATTGTGCAACAGCGCCAGTTGGAATGCATATTGCAAACGGAATGTATGGTTTAATTTTAGTTGAACCAGCAGGAGGTTTACCTAAAGTAGATAAAGAATACTACATAATGCAAGGAGATTTTTATACAAAAGGAGCTACTGATGAAAAAGGATTGCAAGCTTTTGATATGACAAAAGCAATAAAAGAAGATGCAGATTATGTTGTTTTTAATGGTAAAGTTGGTGCTTTAACTGGCGACAATGCAATTACTGCAAATGTGGGCGAAACTGTTCGTTTATTTGTTGGTAATGGTGGTCCTAACTTAACGTCTTCTTTTCATGTTATTGGAGAAATTTTTGATAAAGTTCATGTAGAAGGAGGAGATTTAATTAATGAAAATGTACAAACAACTTCAATTCCTTCTGGTGGCGCTGCAATTGTAGAATTTAAAGTAGAAGTTCCTGGAACTTTTATTATTGTAGATCACGCAATTTTTAGAGCATTTAATAAAGGTGCTTTAGGAATGTTAAAAGTTTCTGGAGAAGAAAATAAAAAATTATATTCTGGTGTAAAACAAGAAGGAATTTATCATCCAGAAGGAGGTACAATTCAAACAATGCCAGAAAATGATCAAAAAGAAGTTGTTGTAAACACTAAAGAGAAACCTTTAGCACAAAAAATAGCTGACGGTAAACAATTATATATGACTACTTGTTTTGCTTGTCATCAAGCAGAAGGACAAGGAATTCCGAATGCATTTCCTCCTTTAGCGAAATCAGATTATTTAAATGCGGATGTAAAAAGAGCTGTTGGTATTGTTTTAAACGGAAAAACAGGAGAAATTACAGTAAATGGAAATAAATATAACAGCGTTATGACCAAGCAAACTTTATCTGAAGAAGAAGTTGCAGATGTATTAACGTATGTTTATAATTCTTGGGGAAACAACAAAACAAATGTTAGTATAAGTACTGTTAAAGAAGTTAAAAACGGTAAGTAA